Proteins encoded by one window of Nasonia vitripennis strain AsymCx chromosome 5, Nvit_psr_1.1, whole genome shotgun sequence:
- the LOC100678451 gene encoding snRNA-activating protein complex subunit 1 yields MAGNEFLYIASGFHEDCLQLLELFKRYESYTFDSFCKAWKEMKFSLVFLCRRTYAEMLEFCEEALNIAKQIMLSSLEFIDQIGGLYLLYGLFYKIPIENVKIRVTMKEWRTILQFHEQIKQEEFYDTSYIFVKLVKDNAFCHCLFTSEYGIEKSFQPHQEVIDNPYSVLPQIVQQIEDGELSKLQRLSKLYHQQKAKLLNNSSSGKLQLFDKNFVDEILIDVEHVEEKRQSFIGLRKKRRDINLTNKEKKLKLHNEDKIRPKLGHAFDTDSSDDENMQMKMTLEEEYSYSLPQTFDRDEDNEMNDGDNSDNDHSRMEDSSEKSYEGEMS; encoded by the exons ATGGCAGGAAATGAGTTTCTGTACATAGCAAGTGGATTTCATGAAGACTGTTTGCAGCTCTTGGAATTATTTAAAAGATATGAGAGTTATACATTTGACTCATTTTGCAAAGCTTGGAAAGAGATGAAATTTTCATTAGTTTTTCT atgtCGCAGAACTTATGCTGAAATGCTAGAATTTTGTGAAGAAGCACTCAACATAGCTAAACAAATTATGCTTTCGTCTTTAGAGTTTATTGACCAGATTGGTGGACTTTATCTCCTCTACGgtctgttttataaaattccaATTGAAAACGTGAAGATCAGAGTAACAATGAAGGAATGGCGAACTATTTTACAGTTTCATGAACAAATAAAACAAGAAGAATTTTATGATACAAGTtacatttttgttaaattgGTCAAAGACAATGCTTTTTGTCATTGTTTGTTTACAAGTGAA tatGGTATTGAGAAAAGTTTCCAACCACATCAAGAAGTAATCGATAATCCATATTCGGTTTTGCCACAGATAGTTCAGCAGATTGAAGATGGAGAACTTTCTAAACTTCAAAGACTAAGTAAACTATACCATCAACAAAAGGCAAAACTATTAAATAACTCTTCGAGTGGTAAATTGCAGTtgtttgataaaaattttgttgatGAGATTCTAATTGATGTAGAACAtgtagaagaaaaaagacaATCATTCATTGGCTTGAGGAAAAAGAGAAGGGATATAAATTTAACTAACAAAGAGAAGAAATTAAA attgCATAATGAAGATAAAATCAGACCCAAGTTGGGTCATGCATTCGATACAGACTCATCAGACGATGAAAATATGCAAATGAAAATGACCTTAGAAGAAGAATATTCATATAGTCTTCCTCAAACTTTTGATAGAGATGAAGATAATGAAATGAATGATGGTGACAACAGTGATAATGATCATTCCAGAATGGAAGATTCTTCTGAAAAATCTTACGAGGGAGAGATGTCATGA